A part of Terriglobales bacterium genomic DNA contains:
- a CDS encoding agmatine deiminase family protein, translating into MKRSAESKTPTALGYRMPAEWEPHEATWIAWPHNREDWPGKFQPIPWAYAEIVRHIAGGEKVRILVNDGVHQRAAERVLKQAHVGSENVEFFRFKTDRVWTRDSGPIFVTREQEPQVAITHWQFNGWAKYANHKKDEKLPAFVAQKLRVPFWEPEIVVNGKHRRVVLEGGSIDVNGRGTLLTTEECLLSEVQQRNRGVSREQLEQLFADYLGIKKTIWLGNGIAGDDTHGHVDDISRFVSPDTVVSAVEKNTSDPNHAPLEENLRRLRNATDQNGKQLNVIELPLPSPVWFRRQRLPASYANFYIANAAVLVPTFNDPNDRVALNILKERFPQRDVVGIYCGDFIWGLGAIHCATQQQPRCSI; encoded by the coding sequence ATGAAAAGATCAGCGGAATCGAAAACCCCGACAGCCCTTGGCTACCGCATGCCTGCCGAGTGGGAGCCCCATGAAGCGACGTGGATCGCATGGCCGCACAATCGAGAGGACTGGCCGGGCAAATTCCAGCCGATTCCCTGGGCATATGCCGAAATAGTTCGCCACATCGCGGGCGGAGAAAAAGTCCGCATTCTCGTCAACGATGGCGTGCATCAACGCGCAGCCGAGCGCGTTCTTAAACAGGCGCACGTCGGCAGCGAGAATGTCGAGTTCTTTCGCTTCAAGACCGATCGCGTATGGACGCGCGACTCGGGACCGATCTTTGTCACGCGCGAGCAGGAACCGCAGGTCGCGATCACTCATTGGCAATTCAACGGCTGGGCCAAGTATGCGAACCACAAGAAAGATGAGAAGCTGCCGGCGTTCGTGGCGCAAAAGCTCCGAGTACCATTTTGGGAACCGGAAATTGTGGTGAATGGCAAGCACCGCCGCGTTGTACTGGAAGGCGGCAGCATCGACGTGAACGGCCGCGGCACACTGCTGACCACTGAAGAATGCTTGCTGAGCGAAGTTCAGCAGCGAAATCGCGGGGTTTCTCGCGAGCAGTTGGAACAGCTCTTCGCAGATTACCTGGGCATTAAAAAGACAATCTGGCTCGGCAACGGCATCGCCGGTGACGATACTCATGGGCACGTAGATGACATCTCACGATTCGTTTCGCCTGATACCGTTGTCAGTGCCGTCGAGAAAAACACGTCCGACCCAAATCATGCGCCACTCGAGGAGAATCTCCGCCGATTGCGCAATGCCACGGACCAAAATGGGAAGCAGCTAAACGTGATCGAGCTACCGCTTCCCTCGCCCGTCTGGTTCCGACGCCAGCGCTTGCCAGCAAGCTACGCAAACTTCTACATCGCCAATGCAGCCGTGTTGGTGCCGACGTTTAACGATCCAAATGATCGCGTGGCTCTGAACATCCTCAAAGAGCGCTTCCCACAGCGGGATGTCGTCGGAATATATTGTGGAGACTTCATCTGGGGCCTGGGAGCGATTCACTGCGCAACACAGCAGCAGCCGAGGTGCTCAATATGA